The genomic region CTGAAAGAACTGCTAAAGGGAAATATCTAAACAGAAATTAAATGATAACAGAAGGAATCTTGGATCATCAGGAAGAAGGAGACaaccaaagaaaggataaaactATCATTAGGTCTCATGAATTTGCTTCACCTCTTGTATTGTCTAAATTGTTTGATATTTGAAGCAAAATCATCAGTTGAAACAAAATTATAACATCCATGTGATTCTCAATATAAGTAGAAAACATTTAAGACAAGTCTAGTAGAAATGAGACACAGTAAAGGGACATCAAGGAAGGTAAGGCTCTACATTTTAGTCAAAGTGCTGTGGGTGGTGACAGACTGTGTAGactgatatatgtgtatataattatttatacagAGATATCTCATATctatattatttacataaatcAGATTAGAACACATATGGCCATATATCTAACTTTAAATGTATAAAGTTATGTATGAAGAAAAGATCTACTTTGTTGTAAATTATGCTGCATCAATTAGGTCATGATGTAGAAAAGTGTAACCTTCACTTTTATCTCCCAGGCTTATAAACACAGcgtcacaaaaaataaattccaagtggATCATAAACCCTAactaaaggttaaaaaataaataaacaaaaaaaaaggtaaatccaGGAAAGTAATATAGGAAATTATATTCATGAATTTTGAGTAACTTCTGAAATAGGTCCAAAATAATCACTAACACCCCAAATGATAAATTGGACCATGATAATATTAAAATTCGGATCATTAAAAGACTCCAATAGGGGAGTAAAAATGCAAGATACAGCTATTTCCATCTCATAAACCCAAAAAAGTGCTTGTATTTAAAACACGACGAGGACTtctaagaagacaaaagaaaacaccattaggagaaatgagcaaaagacacaCTTGAACTCTTTTTATTCTCACCAAAGAGAATATCCTAATGACTCACAGCCCAGAAAAATGATACTGTTATATAATCACCAGAACTtaattgtattcaattttatgaGACTACAGAGTTTTGGATCAAGGGACTATTTGTACAATGTGTATTTACACAATACACTAGATAAGTGTAGGGataatttaatatattgaaaGACACACATATCTATGACCATGCAGTTTCATACTAatgcttagaagaaaatgtattataattatatgtaaatacaattataatgttatatttatacattattttattatgaaaaatgcaatatttaCATTCTAGAAATATACCATTTACAATGTAGTTatgtataataaattattataaatacaatatgtggaaaaagacatagaaaaggcctttcattaaataattattcataatatccacaCACCAAAATGGAACTAAATTTCTGAGAACAGATTTTAAATGTCATATTCATATAAGGCAGCAGCAgtgaaaattcacaaaatatagaCAAATGCGATAATACAGTTGGATTACAAATATGAGAGCAAAAGGAGACACACATAAAAATGCATACTGCACGATTCCATCAATATAAAGTCCAAAAATAATTGAAGATATTTCACATTATTAAAATTGGCAGGGTTAGAAGAGACTCTAAACTTATCGTTCATGATCTGATTTGTAATTGTGTGCTTCTATTTTGTGATGATTGTGCACATTCAtatatttagttttcttgatgtgttaaaaaaaagtaaggttaTTTCAGGTAAAAGAGCATTTACTGAAGTATGGTTTTCTTTGAAAAGCAAGaactggaaattataaaatatacattaaaagtataaaaatataaatatcatagaGTCAAACAATGGAATagtaacagattttaaaataaacaagaaatatgtacaaatatatggATGAACTCTACAAGTATAACATTAAATGACAAGCTTTTAATAAAATCTGGAAACATTTGAAATCTCACCATTTCCTCTTCATCATCCAGGTGGAACAGTTTAGAGCTGTGAGAAGCACAGGATGACCAGCTCTcattccatgattttttttcagtaccAATGTAATAGCAATTGTTGGAATATGTAATCCACTCTTTTGGACAATGACATGCTGGAGAAAGATTATGAGATATTATCCAAAAGGCTTTGAATATTAAAACTTGCAAATTTACAACTTGCATATGTATACACAAATGTGTATACAACACATCAATTTACCCTCACAAgctggcaaaaataaaacaaaacacacgcACACTCCTAGAAGAGTCAGCCTTCCCCCCCCTAATTTATGTGCCCATATGAAGCAAACATACAAAAATGTCCATCTCTACATGTGCCCTGAGTCATTGAACAAGACCACTTTTTTGGAATTGCATAAGGATTTATCTCTTATTGTGTTATAGCATGAGGAAATTTGAGGCCATTGGTAACAATGAGTaggtgactttattttattttattttaagatttatttatttatatgagagatagcatgaacaggaggggcagagggaaagggagagagaatctcaagcagactccatgttgagcatggagcggacatggggctcaatcccaggaccctgagatcacaacctgagccaaaaccaagagtcagacacttaactgactgagccatatAGGCACCCCCGGTATGgtgattttaaatgaatatttcctCATACTGTTGCATAAAAcataatattctcctatattcattatttctgaaaatttattatgcaattttctaattcattttcccCAAAAGCATCTATTATCATCCTTGTCTAGCTTAAGatagagataaaatataaattatcctaatatcattttgaaaatgatGTTATACCTTTCTGGGTCTTTGTTTCCGAGGACGTTTTGTTCTGCACCAGTCCTTCAGGaactaaaaaaattaaggcaatcctcataaaacttaataaaacttAATATTACACTAAATAAATCACTATGATTTGAGTTTCTTAGTTTGAAGTTTGGTGTATTGTTTAGAATGAGAAAACTCtgtaataaaatagattttacccataaaaattgaataaataatgaacatGTGGGCAAAGATAATTCCAAAAGTTTAAAGAACCGATCTCACAGTCTTTTACAATATTTGGTTTAACCCATCTCAAGAATTAATTTGCGTATCTCAATTACGTCTCTCCTATAGCTTGCATTTGAGTTATGAAATCCGAATATATGTGTAATACTCTCTGTAATTATTCTGTTATGTCTACTTTTGACAAATTCAGAATAACCATTCCACACTTAGAGCAACATgcattaaaatgagataatacaatTCCATAATACTGTGCAACATTTCGAGGCACTGATGATCATTAAAGTGAAAAATTCCCTTGTAGTCATTCAAACACTTACTTACAGAGAATAACAGCTATTGTGACCACAGTGGACATCAAGACAAGGCAGATGATTCCCAGGATCCCAGCAATGAGCTTCCCTGGACATGAAGGTACatagtaggaagagaaatgaaaattctgagaAAGGATGGATGGAAATAATCATTTAGGAAATTTACATACAAAAGACCCAACAACGCACAAGgaatcacatacaaaaatttgGACCCCAAACCTGTAACTACCATTGTAATCTTCTCTCAGAATATACCATTACATTTGCAGTAAATATATTACCCCCATGAGATTGGGTAAAGACCACGGATTATAAAACTTGAATAAGGTTTGTCCTCAGATTTCAATTCCAATACCATATTCCAGCTCCAAGCTCTGATCctcacaaatgaaaaatatgggAGATCATTCCTTACTCATTCCCTACACCCCTGCACCCCGACTGCACATCCTAGAACCGTTAGACGATGTGTGTATTGTTTTACCTTTCCACGGGTCATTTTTGACATTGCCTTGAAGATCCTGAGAAGCCTTTTGAAGATTTAATTCTGCGTAGGTTATTTCCTGCTCAGTTACTGAAATGGAACTTTTAGTGCCCTTAGCCTTCATTTGATGTCTTTTTGAGCCCTTAACCTGATTGAGTTCTGCATAAGTAACTCCTTGGTTATTCATCTCTGCAGCTGAGTAGTGTCAGGCACAGTGCTGAATGGGACCGTACTGAAGGACTTGATGAATAGTGTACGTAATGACAAGATTGCTAGGACAGTCACACTGGGTGGAGTGTGTGGTGAGTGATCGTACTCATTTGCAGTTGGACAATGTAAAATCTGGTACTAGTTACCTTAGAGCTTTAAAGAAGGGTTTCATGATAGAATAAGTGGTTTTTACAATGATATTCTGTTTGACACAATAGTATTGATTGgaaaaatgtaaagcaataaattagtgaagaagaaaagaattcatGAATGATATTGTCCTTATTAATGTAAGGTCAGATTCCACAGAAACATGTCAACATTATTAGAATAGCTGGGTTAATATTAAAATGCTGTGTTAGAAAATGCTGCACCAATTTTTTTGACAAGTTTTAAATGCattattggtttaaaaaattgAGTCCCCTAGATTAGGGAATACTAGTTTTTGAACACATAGGAAATTCCTGTAGTAAATGACTTTTTTTGgggatttagatttttttactaAAAGGTCATGTAGTGCAATCAAGTGgtctttattttgaataattgtgGAGCTGTGAgaaatcattaaattaaaaaaaatattttatatgttgaaaaatGTTACATGACACAGTAAACTTATCCAAAACTGagcaataatgaaaacaaaaaaaacaaaaatcattttttaaaagtatttatttcacaACAGAAATTGACAACTGATTTAATGGTAAagatatgaaaccataaaatgaTAGATAAAAGTGTAGATCATTTATGAAAGAACACTGTTGGTACAAACTTCCAGAAAGACCTATGAATGTCATAGGCAGTAAGGAAGCTTTAGTTGTTTGAGGAattctaataaatgaaataaatattcagtcAGTGAAATCTGGAATTACTCCTGGCTCTCAAACTTACAAAGTATGACCTTTAAGAAGTTACTTCCTGTCTAGCCACCTAGTTTATACTAACCTAAAAtgggaattaaatatatataaaatataatgcacATAAAGCACTTAATATCCCGTCCAGCTTTTTCTAAGATCTCAATAGTATATtagttattttaagtatttttaacacAATAGTCACAGTATCATTATTGATTCATATCCTTTAGAGCATGTAACCTAATCCATTAGGTAGGAATATCTTTCagtattaaatatcttttttttgccaagttttgttcaattttttaaaaagtttttaaattgtttcatacTTAAGTTTAAATTAGCACTTTCCAGAGGTACCTCATTTTGCTTTTCATGAAAAATCAAACTTTCATTTATCAAAGCAACTATATGAGGAATTACATTTGGCTTTTATGATTTGATGGATTCatcttaagaaattatttttttcaaatatttatataattctagttagttgacatatagtaTGATATTGGTTACaggagtagagtttagtgattcatcatttacatataacccCCAATGCTCATCACTAcaagtgccctacttaatacccatcatgcaTTTAGTCCAtccccagtccctctcccctccagcaaccttcagtttcttctctatagttaagaatatcttatggtttccttccctctcttttcttcccttcacctatgttcatctgttttaagaatttatttttaaagactgggCTAAAGatcaaataatatatgtaattatatctATATTGATGACAAACCCAAAATTAGCTGTTCCTTATCATGATGCTTATGGGATTTCACTTGAAATTATATTGATTTGAAAACACAATTATGTGCGTATATATGCACTTAATTACTTCTCCACAGGCaagaatttgaatattttaagaaattctccAATGTATTTCCTATTTACTCTTGTCTGTTACCCTGGACTGTTGGAATAAAGATACCAATGTTCTCTGTGATTTGATTGTATATTTGTTGTGCTTCAGGGGCATCCCATCCAGCATTTGTATCTCCCACTAAATGAGGTGACTagtagagagagagcagagtagTGACACATACCTTCTGTTGGCCAGAGAGTCGGGCATCTTTCAGTGGGAGACCAGGTTACTC from Halichoerus grypus chromosome 6, mHalGry1.hap1.1, whole genome shotgun sequence harbors:
- the LOC118540787 gene encoding NKG2-A/NKG2-B type II integral membrane protein-like, giving the protein MNNQGVTYAELNQVKGSKRHQMKAKGTKSSISVTEQEITYAELNLQKASQDLQGNVKNDPWKGKLIAGILGIICLVLMSTVVTIAVILFPEGLVQNKTSSETKTQKACHCPKEWITYSNNCYYIGTEKKSWNESWSSCASHSSKLFHLDDEEEMCLFSHLIRSSWISIVSQNTNINSFVWPKDSTSFPKVSSVSSESDKHCPFFNFDSNKTSFERCLDLKIYVCKH